In Francisella hispaniensis FSC454, a genomic segment contains:
- the parC gene encoding DNA topoisomerase IV subunit A — protein MDLFSSLESTRSVAEFSEQAYLNYSMYVILDRALPHISDGLKPVQRRIIYAMSEIGLSHLSKYKKSARTVGDVLGKYHPHGDSACYEAMVLMAQDFSYRYPFIDGQGNWGSIDDPKSFAAMRYTESRLSKYAVLLLDELKKGTVDWVKNFDGTMDEPKLLPAQVPNILLNGAMGIAVGMSTYIPPHNITEIINACLQLLSKPDSTIEEILEIIEAPDYPGGANIISSKEEIAEVYKSGNGSIRQQAVYEYDNHGNVVITKLPHQVSSASVMEQIANELKQQKITWIKNIQDESDDKEPVRIVLYSATTKKNIKKIIGHLLATTDLEKSFRVNMNMIGLDNRPQVKNLLDILKQWLEYRKNTLRRRLQTSLDKVLDRLHILEGLLIAFLNIDEVIDIIRNYDDPSDELQTRFTLSEIQAEAILNIRLRKLAKIEEIEIKKEQKELQRERELLEGYLNSEVKFRNLMKKEFKQILADFGDSRRSKVIAAEKAQALEEKDLMPSERVTIILSKAGWIRCAKGENIDPAGLSYKPEDKPFLVTTGNSNIKLVFFSKLGKAYSMYVDKLPSARGYGEHITTYIPLDKQDQIISMAFVNAAEYFLIASESGKAFVIPAEDLITNKVTGKNIFDADDVFKFIPFEQDHKMLAISSEGRVIIRDFASFALLKKGKGKSIIRLDKKDKLKFIELFRANQELTLNAGKRFIRIDSKNIETYYSDRPSGGGVLLPQGFRKITKIDIETIESK, from the coding sequence ATGGATTTATTCTCAAGTTTAGAAAGCACTCGCTCTGTAGCTGAATTTTCGGAACAAGCATATCTAAATTATTCAATGTATGTGATTTTGGATAGAGCTTTACCACATATTTCTGATGGTCTTAAGCCCGTACAAAGACGTATTATATACGCTATGAGTGAAATTGGATTAAGCCATTTATCTAAGTATAAAAAATCAGCGCGTACAGTTGGTGATGTTTTAGGGAAATACCATCCACATGGTGATAGTGCTTGCTATGAGGCTATGGTATTGATGGCACAAGACTTTTCATATCGCTATCCTTTTATTGATGGGCAGGGTAACTGGGGTTCTATAGATGATCCAAAGTCATTCGCTGCGATGCGTTATACTGAGTCGCGTTTGTCTAAATATGCAGTATTACTTCTAGATGAATTAAAAAAAGGCACAGTCGATTGGGTCAAAAACTTTGATGGAACAATGGATGAACCAAAGCTTTTGCCTGCTCAAGTGCCAAATATATTACTTAATGGTGCTATGGGTATAGCTGTGGGGATGTCGACATATATTCCTCCTCATAATATTACAGAGATTATAAATGCTTGCTTGCAATTATTATCTAAGCCTGATTCCACTATTGAAGAAATTCTTGAGATCATTGAGGCTCCTGATTATCCTGGTGGTGCCAATATTATTAGTAGCAAAGAAGAAATTGCCGAAGTATATAAGTCAGGTAATGGATCGATACGTCAGCAGGCAGTTTATGAGTATGATAATCATGGTAATGTTGTGATTACAAAACTACCTCATCAAGTTTCAAGTGCTTCGGTAATGGAGCAAATCGCTAATGAACTTAAGCAACAGAAGATCACCTGGATAAAAAATATCCAAGATGAATCAGATGATAAAGAGCCAGTGAGAATAGTTTTATATTCAGCAACGACAAAGAAGAATATCAAGAAAATAATAGGACATTTGTTAGCAACTACAGATCTTGAGAAAAGCTTTCGTGTTAATATGAATATGATCGGCTTAGATAATCGTCCACAAGTTAAAAATCTTTTAGATATACTTAAACAATGGCTTGAATATCGTAAGAATACTTTACGAAGAAGACTACAGACTAGTTTAGATAAAGTATTAGATCGTTTGCATATATTAGAAGGTTTATTAATAGCATTTCTAAATATTGATGAAGTGATTGATATCATTAGAAACTATGATGATCCAAGTGACGAATTACAAACTAGATTTACACTTTCTGAAATCCAGGCTGAAGCTATTTTGAACATCAGATTACGTAAGTTAGCAAAGATTGAAGAAATTGAGATCAAAAAAGAGCAAAAGGAATTACAAAGAGAAAGAGAATTACTCGAGGGTTATTTAAATAGCGAAGTTAAGTTTAGAAACTTAATGAAGAAAGAATTTAAACAAATATTAGCGGATTTTGGTGATTCTAGACGCTCGAAAGTTATTGCTGCAGAAAAGGCCCAAGCTCTAGAAGAAAAGGATCTAATGCCTAGTGAGAGAGTAACTATTATTTTGTCAAAAGCTGGTTGGATTAGATGTGCTAAAGGTGAGAATATTGATCCAGCAGGTTTAAGCTATAAACCTGAGGATAAGCCATTCTTAGTAACTACAGGTAATAGTAATATTAAACTGGTATTTTTTAGTAAGCTTGGTAAGGCGTATTCTATGTATGTAGATAAATTGCCATCTGCAAGAGGATATGGTGAGCATATAACTACATATATCCCTTTGGATAAGCAAGATCAGATTATAAGCATGGCTTTTGTAAATGCTGCAGAGTATTTCTTAATCGCTAGTGAAAGTGGTAAAGCCTTTGTTATACCAGCTGAAGATCTTATTACAAATAAAGTAACGGGAAAAAATATTTTTGATGCTGATGATGTCTTTAAGTTTATACCATTTGAACAGGATCATAAGATGTTAGCTATAAGTTCAGAAGGTAGAGTTATTATTCGTGATTTTGCAAGTTTTGCATTACTTAAAAAAGGTAAGGGTAAATCAATTATTAGACTAGACAAAAAAGACAAACTTAAATTTATTGAGCTATTTAGAGCAAATCAAGAATTAACACTAAATGCTGGTAAGAGATTTATTCGTATTGATAGTAAAAATATTGAGACTTATTATAGCGATAGGCCATCTGGCGGTGGTGTGCTATTACCTCAAGGTTTTAGAAAAATAACAAAAATTGATATAGAAACTATAGAGAGTAAATAA
- a CDS encoding 5'-methylthioadenosine/adenosylhomocysteine nucleosidase, with the protein MKKIAILGAMEIEIQPILDKLNSYETVEYANNKYYLANYQDKELVIAYSKIGKVFSSLTATIMIERFGVEALLFSGVAGGLQDLQVGDMIAATATVQHDVDVTAFGYPYGKIPISEVEIKTSTKLLKQAQNVANELGLNLHTGVIATGDQFVHCAERKDFVIKEFDAKAIEMEGASVNLICNEMGVPSLILRSISDTADGNAPENFDEFAKMAAKRSANFIMQILSNI; encoded by the coding sequence ATGAAAAAAATTGCAATATTAGGCGCAATGGAGATAGAGATTCAGCCAATCCTAGATAAGTTAAATAGCTATGAGACTGTAGAGTATGCAAATAACAAATACTATCTAGCAAATTATCAGGATAAAGAGCTTGTAATAGCTTATAGTAAAATTGGTAAAGTATTCTCAAGCTTAACAGCAACGATAATGATTGAGCGCTTTGGTGTTGAGGCATTGTTGTTTAGCGGAGTTGCTGGAGGGCTACAAGATTTACAAGTAGGAGATATGATTGCTGCAACTGCTACAGTACAACATGATGTTGATGTCACTGCCTTTGGTTATCCATATGGTAAGATTCCTATTTCAGAAGTTGAAATTAAAACATCAACTAAACTTTTAAAACAAGCACAAAATGTTGCTAATGAACTTGGTCTTAATCTACACACTGGTGTTATAGCTACAGGTGATCAATTTGTCCATTGTGCAGAGAGAAAAGATTTTGTAATCAAAGAGTTTGATGCAAAGGCTATAGAAATGGAAGGGGCAAGTGTTAATCTTATCTGTAATGAAATGGGTGTGCCAAGTTTAATTCTAAGAAGCATTTCTGACACTGCTGACGGTAATGCGCCTGAAAATTTTGATGAGTTTGCTAAGATGGCTGCTAAAAGATCCGCAAACTTTATAATGCAAATACTTAGTAATATATAA
- a CDS encoding exo-alpha-sialidase, whose product MKDKLKLVFVFAFIYLILLIVFYYSRIQHNYSFAISTSKNNSITKKLDIKTIANLRYLKYNHASSMTTIDNKLFITWYSGDQETAPNTKIMLATAEKVAGKWHFDEARSIIDRQKFQSILKKHIHHLGNPIIYSQGKKLWLVFTSSSGGWTTSSLNIMYSNDLGKTWSQPKTILSSNILNFSTLTRGSAIELDNNRFAIPVYKEFNNLNGRWFIFNQNGELIFVSEMTNDGVNLQPTVVPLSKTHALALYRQMHSPIKKIYTNETADSGISWSKVKPTQLDNPDAGIAAIKIQNGILLAYNNATNSRADLSLAFKADNSQQWQNIYTFPNKTKAELSYPAFSLYQNNIILAFSDKTKGTIRVVEIKGEDSNA is encoded by the coding sequence GTGAAAGATAAACTAAAGCTAGTTTTCGTGTTTGCCTTTATCTACTTGATTTTATTGATAGTTTTCTATTATTCTCGTATACAACATAATTATTCTTTTGCAATATCGACATCTAAAAATAACAGTATTACAAAAAAATTAGATATTAAGACTATAGCTAATCTACGATACCTCAAATATAATCATGCTTCATCGATGACAACTATTGATAATAAATTATTTATCACTTGGTATAGTGGTGATCAAGAAACAGCACCAAATACTAAGATAATGCTTGCAACAGCTGAGAAAGTAGCCGGAAAGTGGCACTTTGATGAAGCCAGATCTATTATCGATCGTCAAAAATTTCAATCTATATTGAAAAAACATATTCATCATTTAGGTAATCCAATTATATATTCGCAAGGAAAAAAATTATGGTTAGTTTTTACCTCATCTAGCGGTGGTTGGACAACTTCTTCTTTAAACATCATGTACTCAAATGATCTAGGTAAAACTTGGAGTCAGCCTAAAACGATACTATCTTCAAATATCCTAAACTTTAGTACACTAACAAGAGGATCCGCGATCGAGCTAGATAATAATAGATTTGCGATTCCTGTATACAAAGAATTTAATAACCTTAATGGTAGATGGTTCATCTTTAATCAAAATGGTGAGCTTATATTTGTTTCAGAGATGACTAATGATGGTGTAAATTTACAACCTACTGTAGTTCCACTATCAAAAACACATGCTTTAGCACTATATAGACAAATGCATAGCCCAATAAAAAAAATATACACAAACGAAACGGCTGATAGTGGTATATCATGGTCAAAAGTAAAGCCAACACAACTAGATAACCCAGATGCTGGTATTGCCGCAATAAAAATACAAAATGGTATACTTTTAGCTTATAACAACGCTACCAATAGTCGCGCAGATCTTAGTTTAGCATTCAAGGCAGATAATTCTCAACAGTGGCAAAATATCTATACATTCCCAAATAAAACTAAAGCAGAACTCTCATATCCTGCCTTTAGCCTATATCAAAATAATATTATTTTAGCATTTTCTGATAAAACTAAAGGGACAATAAGAGTTGTTGAGATCAAAGGAGAAGATTCTAATGCTTAA
- a CDS encoding lytic transglycosylase domain-containing protein — MFNKKFITSCLLILSSAIGYSLTTQQIEYSQKAINALDNKDYKLYYYYKSKLKSTSIYPYLQYKEISTDPDIFQQSTIDEYFKQDNNSYWQNRLSEDLAQYYAQKQDWKLFDKYYKGDLGTSGKCWSMQAEYESGDKNKALNEYGQLWQNRVYMPAACNAMQKYWDNSKYKPSAYITTKAYTLAFANKFDDSLWLLNTYVKDNKDYLNYIIAWKQATKDPRKLDSFINRFHNYNYFDKVFVDISRDLIRKDVEGYAKVWDKLKNKRYLSTKVKQQVISAIAVSFARSQSSQAKQWLSRVDKKYLDTTAWEWLLRVDLYNENFKGYIQTYDQLPKNSQQDQAWKYWLAYSYEQTGEKAKADEIFESLTRTPLDYYSFLAADKLGKAYNFGNDITTALSNSETKKLLTEDATAQAIDLYQIGQYKDSTSIWQWAIRNKLRDKRIDEIKQLANLAEDNQMYYAAIFNMSVIGSYNSIDTLFPKAFINVINQNAQKFGIDKDLVLSIMRKESLFDISAGSSAGAKGLMQVTEPTAKFIAQKYKLSLIGDKSQGMASQIFIPENNIKLGTANLFFLEKLFDKNNVLGIAAYNAGPGNVAKWLNEKEIPAAIWIENIPFGETRHYVRKVLMYMIVYNNFIFKDKKHHISNFLDYKISDKQSFRK, encoded by the coding sequence GTGTTTAATAAAAAGTTCATAACAAGTTGCTTATTGATTTTATCTAGTGCTATTGGTTATAGTCTCACAACACAACAAATTGAATATTCTCAAAAAGCTATAAATGCGTTAGATAACAAAGATTATAAATTGTATTATTATTATAAATCAAAACTTAAAAGTACTAGTATTTACCCTTATTTACAATATAAAGAAATAAGTACAGATCCAGATATTTTTCAGCAATCAACAATAGATGAGTATTTTAAGCAAGACAATAATAGCTATTGGCAAAATCGCCTTAGTGAAGATTTGGCGCAATATTATGCTCAAAAGCAGGATTGGAAGCTCTTTGATAAGTATTATAAAGGTGATTTAGGTACATCTGGTAAGTGTTGGAGCATGCAAGCAGAATATGAATCAGGCGACAAAAACAAAGCATTAAATGAATATGGTCAGCTTTGGCAAAACCGTGTATATATGCCTGCTGCATGTAATGCAATGCAAAAATATTGGGATAACTCTAAGTATAAACCAAGTGCTTACATAACAACTAAAGCATATACCCTTGCATTTGCTAATAAATTTGATGATAGCCTATGGTTATTAAATACTTATGTCAAAGATAACAAAGATTATCTTAATTATATAATTGCATGGAAACAAGCTACTAAAGATCCACGTAAATTGGATAGCTTCATTAATAGATTTCATAACTATAATTATTTTGACAAAGTATTTGTTGATATTTCTAGAGATTTAATAAGAAAAGATGTTGAAGGCTATGCAAAAGTATGGGATAAACTAAAAAATAAAAGATATCTAAGCACAAAAGTAAAACAACAAGTTATTTCAGCAATAGCAGTAAGTTTTGCAAGGTCGCAGTCGTCACAAGCAAAACAATGGCTAAGTAGAGTTGATAAGAAATATCTTGATACAACAGCATGGGAATGGTTATTAAGAGTTGACCTGTATAATGAGAACTTCAAAGGTTATATACAAACATACGATCAGCTACCTAAAAATTCCCAACAAGATCAAGCATGGAAATATTGGCTAGCTTATAGTTATGAACAAACAGGAGAAAAAGCAAAAGCTGATGAGATATTTGAGAGTTTGACTAGAACTCCACTAGATTATTATTCATTCTTAGCAGCTGATAAGCTTGGTAAAGCATATAACTTTGGTAATGATATCACTACAGCATTAAGTAATAGTGAGACTAAAAAACTACTCACAGAAGATGCTACTGCACAGGCTATCGATTTATATCAGATCGGACAATACAAAGATTCAACAAGTATTTGGCAATGGGCAATTAGAAATAAGCTTAGAGATAAACGGATTGATGAGATTAAACAACTTGCAAATTTAGCTGAAGATAATCAAATGTATTATGCAGCTATTTTCAATATGTCGGTTATTGGTAGTTACAATAGTATTGATACGCTCTTTCCGAAAGCTTTTATAAATGTAATTAATCAAAATGCTCAAAAATTTGGAATTGATAAAGACCTTGTGTTATCAATTATGCGTAAAGAATCACTATTTGATATTAGTGCAGGTTCCTCAGCTGGGGCAAAGGGATTGATGCAGGTTACAGAGCCAACCGCAAAATTCATAGCTCAAAAGTATAAATTATCTCTAATTGGTGATAAATCTCAAGGTATGGCTAGTCAGATATTTATCCCAGAGAATAATATTAAACTTGGGACAGCTAATTTATTTTTCCTAGAAAAGCTTTTTGATAAGAATAATGTACTAGGAATAGCAGCTTATAATGCTGGTCCTGGTAATGTTGCTAAGTGGCTAAATGAAAAAGAAATTCCAGCAGCAATTTGGATAGAGAATATTCCATTTGGTGAAACACGTCATTATGTAAGAAAAGTTCTGATGTATATGATTGTGTACAATAATTTTATATTTAAAGATAAAAAACATCATATTAGTAATTTCTTGGATTATAAAATATCTGATAAGCAAAGTTTTAGAAAATAA
- a CDS encoding DUF2254 family protein, whose product MTKLFFLLKHQLSIIRDKLWFQPITYSILAVISVYSCYLLQRYEISFYTHKINLETVNNLLSIITTSMLTITVFAVGSIVNAYNSASNVGTPRILNLLLRDSSSQSAHSKFIGAFIYGVVATVGIKSEIFNQSGIFFIFITTIIVFIVVISTFIIWVDEIVKLGQVRTSLSKSEKYAFENIKKYAKDRYMGCNKFTHNKILKSVPVYAGKYSFLTDIDLENLNTLCEKINAKVYILRYNGEHLISSDIVAYVSSSKPLSQESFNEVVKNFIFSQEKSYSGDSLFGLTILSEISAKAFFNNDPGTVIKVIDSLTGILDCLFETKSSQNVIYNNLYVKEIAIERFIKSSFEHIRSYGSSNILVVKRLQKSLMHIAKQLKNDDEKFVLEYSRNCFEQAILELTQNFEKNELEKFVKDLQYNSN is encoded by the coding sequence ATGACAAAATTATTTTTTTTATTAAAACATCAGTTGTCTATAATTAGGGATAAATTATGGTTTCAACCTATAACTTACAGTATTTTAGCAGTAATAAGTGTTTATAGTTGCTACCTACTTCAAAGATATGAAATTTCCTTTTATACACATAAAATTAATTTAGAAACAGTAAATAATTTACTTTCAATTATCACCACAAGTATGCTTACAATAACAGTCTTTGCAGTAGGCTCTATAGTAAATGCTTATAATTCAGCTAGTAACGTTGGTACCCCTCGTATATTAAATCTATTGCTACGGGATAGTTCTTCACAAAGTGCGCATTCTAAATTCATTGGCGCTTTTATTTATGGAGTGGTTGCTACTGTTGGTATTAAGTCAGAAATATTTAATCAAAGTGGTATATTTTTTATTTTTATAACTACTATTATAGTGTTTATTGTAGTTATTTCTACTTTTATAATTTGGGTAGATGAGATTGTCAAGCTTGGTCAAGTAAGAACCTCATTATCTAAGTCTGAAAAATATGCTTTCGAAAATATCAAGAAGTATGCTAAAGACCGATATATGGGATGCAATAAGTTTACACATAATAAAATACTAAAAAGTGTTCCTGTCTATGCAGGAAAATATAGTTTTTTAACTGATATTGACTTAGAAAATTTAAATACGTTATGTGAAAAAATTAACGCAAAGGTGTATATTTTAAGATACAATGGCGAGCATTTAATAAGTTCTGATATAGTAGCTTATGTGAGCTCATCTAAGCCTCTTTCTCAAGAAAGTTTTAATGAAGTAGTTAAGAATTTTATATTCTCTCAAGAAAAGAGTTATTCAGGCGATTCCCTTTTTGGGCTTACAATACTCAGTGAAATCTCAGCTAAAGCATTTTTTAATAATGATCCTGGTACAGTTATTAAAGTCATTGATTCTCTTACAGGGATACTAGATTGTTTATTTGAAACAAAATCTAGTCAAAATGTGATTTATAACAATTTATATGTAAAAGAGATTGCTATTGAACGGTTTATTAAAAGCAGTTTTGAGCACATTAGAAGCTACGGGAGTAGTAATATTTTAGTAGTCAAACGTTTACAAAAGAGCCTTATGCACATTGCTAAGCAACTTAAAAATGATGATGAAAAATTTGTTTTAGAATACTCAAGAAACTGCTTTGAACAAGCAATTCTAGAGCTTACTCAAAACTTCGAAAAAAATGAGTTAGAAAAATTTGTTAAAGATTTGCAATATAATAGCAACTAG
- the dnaE gene encoding DNA polymerase III subunit alpha → MISHLRVHTGFSVVDSTVRLSDLFARAKDKNIAAVALTDVCNLFAAVKFYKQALASRIKPIFGVELKVDTEFGVCDLVLLAENNQGYQNIVNLVSKAYQEADRFGSIPLIPKSWLGEVKLESVICLNGGQQGELGKAILTKDYRKADEIINQNVEIFGANNYIIEIHKLEYENEGLYNQKALEYASKYNLIAVATNLTVFMEADDYDIHEIRACINEKTTILDESRKSKFTKEQYLKSAEEMYETFSALPVLVDNTLAIAKRCNVIFELGKPCLPTVDIPAGLTEKEYFSKLCYQGLDKRLEKILANRPADKHEHIIKVYKDRLQREIDIICDMGFSGYFLIVEDFIRWSKENDIPVGPGRGSGAGSLVAYSLLITDIDPLPYGLLFERFLNPERVSMPDFDIDFCIQGRDRVIKYVEQKYGKESVAQIITYGTMAAKGVVRDVVRVMGQSFGFGDRIAKLIPETPGTTFNKILKEGEPLYDEMQADEEVAEIIERAQKLEGLPRSLGKHAAGIVISPTKISDFAPIYCEDKGGDIVTQFDKGDVEDVGLVKFDFLGLKNLTIINNTIKSINAKRPADQKPLDIADIPLDDQKTFKLLQAGNTTGIFQLESQGMRQIVKDLGTSNFEEIIALVALYRPGPMENIPTFIDRKHGRKQIAYLHPLLEEVLKETYGIPVYQEQVMQMAQKLAGYTLGGADLLRRAMGKKKPEEMEQQRKIFKEGAAKYHNIDAKLADEIFDQMEAFAGYGFNKSHAAAYALIAYQTAWLKAHYPDEYMAALMSGDMGNTDQLVKFILDCKNMGITVLAPNVNKSVYDCIAISKGTILLGLGAIKGLGGEAIKSILTERDAEGEFSSIFDLTRRVDLRKVNKKALEALCFAGAIKDISRNRATAFNSIEKAIKNAGYVNEMNAAGQDDLFGFTEQESDTDTELEKECIVEEWSLKELLINEKKALGMYFSGHIIDEESHWRNHVSFSDLNKIQQPNIDGNSVRIIASMITPAIRRKTKIGKVLYIINIDDEFDRADCLISEEVFASVKDSIQVDDIVVVEGKVSRDVQRECNKLSVDKVQPISQYIDENFSKVELTLRSQNVNPTNLKKVLSNLKENIASTNIQKQNILEITISLDDVDGKFDYLQKPFSIYKFVNDVSKLIAEGSTVSLSGV, encoded by the coding sequence ATGATTTCTCATCTAAGAGTTCATACTGGATTTTCTGTTGTTGATAGTACAGTACGCCTAAGTGACCTTTTTGCAAGAGCAAAAGATAAAAATATTGCTGCGGTGGCTCTCACTGATGTATGTAATTTATTTGCTGCAGTTAAGTTTTATAAGCAAGCTTTAGCTAGTAGGATTAAGCCAATCTTTGGAGTTGAGCTAAAGGTTGATACAGAATTTGGTGTATGTGATTTAGTATTATTAGCAGAGAATAATCAAGGTTATCAAAATATTGTTAATCTAGTTTCAAAAGCATATCAAGAAGCTGATAGGTTCGGTTCAATTCCTCTTATACCTAAATCTTGGCTTGGCGAGGTAAAACTAGAAAGTGTCATTTGTTTAAATGGTGGCCAGCAGGGAGAGCTAGGCAAAGCTATCTTGACTAAGGATTATCGCAAGGCAGATGAGATTATTAATCAAAATGTTGAGATATTCGGAGCCAATAATTATATTATCGAGATTCATAAGTTAGAGTATGAAAATGAGGGTTTGTACAATCAAAAGGCTCTAGAATATGCTAGCAAGTATAATCTCATAGCTGTAGCAACAAACTTAACCGTATTTATGGAAGCAGATGATTATGATATTCATGAAATTAGAGCTTGTATCAATGAGAAAACAACTATCTTAGATGAGTCACGTAAATCTAAATTTACTAAAGAACAGTATCTAAAATCGGCTGAAGAAATGTATGAAACTTTTTCTGCACTGCCAGTGCTTGTAGATAATACTCTAGCTATTGCAAAGCGTTGTAACGTTATATTTGAATTAGGCAAGCCGTGTCTGCCCACAGTAGATATTCCAGCAGGTTTGACAGAAAAGGAGTACTTCTCAAAGTTATGTTATCAAGGATTAGATAAGCGTTTAGAAAAAATATTAGCGAATAGGCCAGCTGATAAGCATGAACATATCATAAAAGTTTATAAAGATAGGTTACAACGTGAGATTGATATCATTTGCGATATGGGATTCTCTGGTTACTTTCTAATTGTTGAGGATTTTATTAGGTGGTCAAAAGAAAATGATATCCCAGTAGGACCAGGGCGAGGCTCTGGCGCGGGGTCGTTAGTAGCGTATTCTTTGTTAATTACTGATATAGATCCATTACCTTATGGATTACTTTTTGAGAGGTTTTTGAATCCTGAAAGGGTATCGATGCCCGATTTTGATATAGATTTTTGTATCCAAGGTAGAGATAGAGTTATCAAGTATGTAGAGCAAAAATATGGCAAAGAGAGCGTTGCACAGATTATTACCTATGGTACGATGGCTGCTAAAGGTGTTGTACGAGATGTTGTAAGAGTAATGGGGCAAAGTTTTGGTTTTGGTGATAGGATCGCAAAGCTTATTCCAGAAACACCAGGCACAACTTTTAATAAGATCCTAAAAGAAGGCGAACCATTATATGATGAAATGCAAGCAGATGAAGAAGTTGCTGAGATTATTGAAAGAGCCCAAAAACTAGAAGGCTTACCACGTAGTTTAGGTAAACACGCTGCAGGTATTGTAATTTCGCCAACAAAAATTTCAGATTTTGCACCTATATATTGTGAGGATAAGGGCGGTGATATTGTAACTCAATTTGATAAAGGCGATGTTGAAGATGTTGGCCTAGTTAAGTTTGACTTTTTAGGACTAAAAAACTTAACGATTATCAATAATACTATTAAAAGCATTAATGCTAAAAGACCAGCTGATCAAAAACCTTTAGATATAGCTGATATACCTTTAGATGATCAAAAAACATTTAAGCTTTTGCAAGCTGGTAATACCACAGGAATATTTCAGCTTGAATCACAAGGTATGCGTCAGATTGTCAAGGATCTTGGAACTTCTAATTTTGAAGAGATTATCGCCTTAGTAGCACTATATCGTCCTGGGCCAATGGAGAATATCCCAACGTTTATCGACCGTAAGCATGGTAGAAAACAGATTGCCTACTTACATCCTTTACTTGAAGAAGTACTAAAAGAGACTTATGGTATCCCAGTATATCAAGAGCAAGTTATGCAGATGGCACAAAAACTTGCTGGGTATACTCTTGGTGGTGCGGATTTATTGCGTCGTGCTATGGGTAAGAAAAAACCTGAAGAAATGGAGCAGCAGCGTAAAATTTTTAAAGAGGGCGCTGCTAAATACCACAATATCGATGCCAAGCTTGCTGATGAGATATTTGACCAAATGGAAGCTTTTGCTGGTTATGGTTTCAACAAATCACATGCTGCTGCCTATGCACTAATTGCTTATCAAACCGCTTGGTTAAAAGCACATTATCCTGATGAATATATGGCTGCTCTTATGTCTGGAGATATGGGGAATACTGACCAGCTTGTTAAATTTATCCTAGATTGTAAAAATATGGGTATTACAGTTCTAGCACCTAATGTAAACAAAAGTGTCTATGACTGTATAGCTATTTCAAAAGGTACAATCTTGCTTGGCTTAGGAGCTATCAAAGGACTTGGTGGCGAGGCTATTAAAAGTATCCTTACAGAGAGAGATGCTGAAGGAGAGTTTAGTTCTATATTTGATCTGACACGTAGAGTAGATTTACGTAAGGTTAATAAAAAAGCTCTTGAAGCACTCTGCTTTGCAGGAGCTATCAAAGATATATCTAGAAATAGGGCTACAGCATTTAACTCTATCGAAAAAGCTATCAAAAATGCTGGTTATGTCAATGAAATGAATGCTGCAGGACAGGATGATTTATTTGGCTTTACAGAGCAAGAGAGTGATACTGATACAGAGCTTGAAAAAGAATGCATAGTAGAAGAGTGGAGTCTAAAAGAGCTACTTATTAATGAGAAAAAAGCTTTAGGGATGTATTTTTCTGGACATATTATTGATGAAGAGAGCCATTGGCGCAATCATGTTAGCTTTAGTGATCTTAATAAAATTCAGCAACCGAATATTGATGGTAATTCTGTGAGAATTATCGCAAGTATGATAACACCAGCTATACGTCGAAAGACTAAAATAGGAAAAGTTCTATATATTATCAATATTGATGATGAGTTTGATAGAGCTGATTGTCTAATTAGTGAAGAGGTTTTTGCTAGTGTTAAAGATAGTATTCAAGTTGATGATATTGTGGTTGTAGAGGGCAAAGTTAGCCGTGATGTGCAACGGGAGTGTAATAAGCTAAGTGTTGATAAAGTCCAACCAATATCACAATATATTGATGAAAATTTTAGTAAAGTTGAACTAACATTAAGAAGCCAAAATGTAAATCCAACTAATCTCAAAAAAGTGCTTAGTAATCTCAAAGAAAATATAGCCTCAACTAATATCCAAAAACAAAACATTTTAGAGATAACAATTTCTCTTGATGACGTTGATGGTAAGTTTGATTATTTACAAAAGCCATTTTCTATCTACAAATTTGTCAATGATGTTAGCAAGCTAATAGCTGAGGGTAGTACAGTTAGTTTGAGTGGAGTTTGA